The Acidimicrobiales bacterium nucleotide sequence ACGGCCACAGCGGGCCGGGGCGACCGCCGTGGCCGCGTGCCGGGTCGCCGGTAGCCGGCGGTCGCCGACCAGCGACCGGTACAGGCGCCGACCGGGGGCACCGCCGGTCCGAAGGGCGGTGCCGCCCGCCGATCTCGGGTCCCCGACGACCGTGCCGCTGTGGAGCCCCCTTGCACCTGCTCGGTCGGGGAAGTGAGACCATCACCACGATGGCATACGACGAGAAGCTCGCCCGACGCATCCGTGACGAGCTCGCCGGGCGGCCGGGTGTCACCGAGATGAAGATGTTCGGTGGGCTCGCGTTCTTGATCTCGGGGAACATGGCGGTGGCGGCGAGCGGCCAGGGTGGCCTGTTGGTCCGGGTCGACCCCGAGGAATCCGAGGCCCTGGTCGCCAGCGGGAAAGCCCGACGGATGGAGATGAGGGGCCGCGAGATGGCGGGTTGGCTGCGGGTCGATGCAGACGACGTCCGCACGGACGGCGACCTCTTCCAGTGGGTCGGGCTCGGTGCGGCCTACGCAGGGTCGTTGCCGGCGAAGAAGCGGTGATCGTCGGTCCCCGCGCCTTCACGGCGACCGCTCCGGCGGCCCACCCGGCCTCGGTCGACCAGCCCGGTCGCCCGTCACCGGAGGAACGCCCCGGACCACCGACGGACGCCGTCGAGCTCGGTCGCCTGACCGAGGGCGACCCAGAGGGCGAGCCGCGCCTTGTGGGGGCTCAGGTCGCCGCCGAGGATGCACCCGAGGGCGGCGACCTCGTGGCCGCCGCCGGGCCCGCCGTAGGTGGGCGACACGGAGCCGGTGGCGCAGCGGGTGGTGACGACGACTGGGACGCCCTCGCCGAGGGCGCGCCGGATGCCGGGCACGAGGTCGCGGTGAACGTTGCCGGCGCCCGTCGCCTCTGACGGCACCTGCCCCGGGCGCCGGCGTCGAAGTGCCATCCGATGACGCCGCCGTCCACGCCGACGTGGGAACGCACCTCGGCCACGGCCGTCACGGCCGGTCGCCCGCCCGCGGTGGCTCCGGCGGGACGGCCGAGCCGCCGACGGAGCGGAAGGCGTCGTCGGCCGTGGTGTCGGTCTTCGTGGCCCACCGGGCATGGTGCGTGGCGCGCCCGAGGAGGACGACGGGCCCTCCACGCCTCCCGAGCCGGCGAGGGCGAGCGCCGCCCGGAGGTTGCCGGGCCGTGGGCGCCACCGCCGGCGGGCGACGATGATCGTCCGCCCCTGCGCCCCGTAGTCGCCCGGCCTGCATCACCATGGAGGCATCTCATCCTGACAGGAGGCCACGATGGATCTCGGGAAGCTCGCCAAGAAGGCGAAGGCGGTCGTCGGCACGAAGGGCGACAAGATCGCCTCCGGCATCGACAGGGCCACCGATCTGGTGGACAAGAAGACCAAGGGCAGGTACCACGACAAGCTCCAGAAGGTGGACGAGCTGGTCGAGAAGCTGGACAAGACGAAGGACCGCCCGGCGGCGGGGCCCGACGCATCCGACGCGCCGGACGCGCCCGACGCGCCCGACGCGCCCGAGCGCCCCGGCGAGGCCCCGAGGCCGTAGTCACGGCGACGCCTCCGTTGGTCGGCCGCCGGATCGACGCCCGTCGGTGAGCCGCGACGGGTGCGGCCCGTCGCCCGTCGCTGGTCAGTCGTCCTCGACCTTGTTCACGTGCGCTTCGTGCGTCCGGATCTCCCGACCGTTCTCGCCCAGCGCGACGGTGAGCTCGTCACCGATGATGTCCTTGTCGACGATGACGCCCCACCGGCCGTCGAAGTCGCCCTCGGTGATGATGACCTTGTCACCCTTCTTGAAGCGAGTCATCCCGCCATGTTGGCATCGCCGGAGGGCGGAGCCGGGCGAGGCAGGGTCGGGGCCATGTGATCGTTCCCGGTGGGGCGGGTCCCGCCCGGGCCGGCGTATCGAACCGACGGTGCGTGGGTAGGGCTCGGCCGTGATCGCCGGCCCGGTCCCGCCCGCCCGTGTGACGACCGCGGCCGGCCGGCGTCGATGATCGACCACACCGCGGAGGACGTCGTCCTCATCAGCGACCTCCACCTCGGTCCCGGCGCCCTCCATTGCGTCGAGACGTTCTTCCACGACGCCGAGCTGTGCCGCTTCCTCGACTCGCTGATCGTCCGATCGGACCGCGAGGGCCGCCGATGGCGACTGGTGATCCTGGGTGACTTCCTGGACTTCCTGCGCTGCGAGCTGGTCACCCATCCCGACGGCGGGGCGCCGACCGAGGAGGTCGCCCTGGCGACGCTCGACCGCATCGTCGAGCACCACGGCGACGTGTTCCGGGGCCTGGCCCGGTTCCTCGCCGCCGGGTTCCCGGTGGAGATCGTGCTCGGCAACCATGATGCGGAGCTGGTCCGCCCGGCGCTCCAAGAGCGCGTGCGGCGCGTGCTGGCCGACGCCGGCGCCGGCGCGGCGGCGACCGACCACGTGCGCTTCCATCCGTGGATCTACTACCTGCCGGGCGTCGTCTATGCCGAGCACGGGAGCCAGCACGACGGGTTCAACTGCTTCAGCACCGTCCTCCACCCCTACGCCGAGGGGGCGCCCGGGCCGTTGGAGCGCCCCATCGGGACCTACCTGTTCGAGGCCGTCGAGCGCCTCGTCTACGACATCGACCCGTGCCCGGACCATGTCAGCTCGCCGCTGCGCTACTACCGGCTGGCGGCCCGTCGCGAGCCCGGGCCGGCCGTGGGCGCCCTCGTGCGCCAGGCGCGCCTGTTCACCGATCTGGTCCACCACGCCCGCTCGATCTCCGGCCCGCGATGGGCGGCGCGGCGGGCGGCGTACAGGGAGGGCGCGCTGGAGCCCTACGCCGAGGAGATCGGCCTGTCGCCGGCGGCGGTCGCCACCATCGACGAGATGTCGTCGGCGTCGGAGAGCCCCATCGCGCTGCTGGCGAAGGAGGCGGTGAAGATCAACACCCGCCGCTCGGGCCCGGCGGTGGCGCTGTTGTCACTGGCCTACCTGGCCATCCGGCGCGGCAGCATGCGCAGCGTCATCATGGGAGGGGCGGCAGCCGGCTCGCTGTCGTTCGTGCGCAAGGGCCTGCCGCTGTCACCCACCGGCCGGCACGTGATGTACCTCCAGCGGGCGGCGGCGCGGATCGACGCGCTGCTGGCGGCCGAGGGCAGGGCGGTGCCGGCGTACGTCTTCGGGCACACCCACGCCGCCCAGCACCTCCCGCTCCGCTTCGGGCCCGGCGCGCCGCAGTACCTGAACACCGGCACGTGGGCGTGCCTGGCCCCACCGGCGGCGGAGACGCTGCGCACGATCCGCCCCACCTTCGTCCACCTGACGGCCGCCCGCGAAGGGGCACCGCGAACCGCCCGCCTGCTGGCGTGGCACGCCTCGTCGGAGTCGGCCGAGACGCTGCGGTTCCAGACGTAGCGCCGCGTCGACGAGGCGACCCGGGCGGTGACGCCGGCCGGCGACCGCCGCCGTAGCCGGCCACGTGCGGCACTAGGGTCGCCGGCGTGGTGCGGTGGCAGCGCTGCTCGGCCCCGATGGCGAGCCGCTGGTGCTGCTCGCGGCGCTAGGGTCGCCGACGTGGTGCGGTGGCAGCGGGTGGCGATCCTCGGCGTGGTTGCCTGGCTGGTTGCCGTCGTCATGTGGGCGAACCGGTCGTGGACCGAGACGGTCCCGGTGGTGACGCCGGTCGGAGCTTCGGCCCAGTCCCGGACCTTCGTGTGCGGCGCGCCGCTCGGCTCGAACACCGTCACCGAGCGGACGCCCCCGTCCGACCTGCCGCTCGACGGCCGCCCCTGCGAGGAGCACGGGGAACGACGGGTGCTCGCGGTGGTCGACGTCGGTGTCGGCGTCGTCCTGATCGCCGGGCTGGCCTACCTCGGCCGGCGCTCGGCCGCCCGCCACGACGAGGACGCCCTGGTCGACTGACGTCAGGCCGGCGGCCGCGGTGGCGAAAGCCCCGCCATGCCGTACCCTCCGGGCGTGTTCAAAGCGCTCGTCGTGATCGGCCTGCTGGCGGCGGTGGCGTGGTACGCGTTCGACATGCTCCGCCAGACCGACCCGGACCGCCTGCCGCAGCCGACCCAGGTCGTGGTCCCCGACCCGCCCGACGTCAGCTTCGACGTCCCCACACCGTGAGCGACAGGCGTCGGCGGCGGCCGGCGGGCGAACGCCCACCGAGCCTCCACCTCACTTGGCGGGCATCTGCTCGTTGGGCGCGACGAGCTTGAACCGGGCGCCGAGAGGGTCGGTGGCGGCCGCCAGGCGGCCGTACGGCGTGTCCATGGCCGCCTCGACGGTGGTGCCGCCGAGCTGCTCGATCCTGGCCAGGGCGGCGTCCGTGTCGTCCACGCCGAAGTAGACGGACCAGTGGGCGGGGACTCCCTCCGGCAGGAACGCGGTGGCGTCGAAGATCCCGGCCGTGGCGGCGTCACCCGACCCGAGCGTGGTGTACCGCATCTCCTCGGTGTCGCTGAGGGTGGCGGTGTCCCAGTGGAAAACGTCACGGTAGAAGGCGACGGACCTGTCGTAGTCGCGCGTGTGCAGCTCGAACCAGGCGGGCGCGCCCGTCTCGGCCAGGACACCGAAACCCTGGTACCGGTTCGGCTGCCAGATGCCGACGAAGGCTCCGCCGGCGTCGGTCACCCCGGCCATCGTGCCCAGGTCGCCGACCTCCATGGCGTCGACCTGCACGGTGCCGCCGTTGGCCGTGGCCGCCTCGAGCGTCTTGCGGGCGTCGTCGGTGGCGAGGTACACGCTCCAGACGTCCTGCACGCCCATCCCCGGCTGGGCGGCCATGCCGCCCGCCACCCGAACGCCGTTGCGGGTGAAGTTGAAGTAGCCGCCGAACTCCGGCGCCGGCTCCTCGGCCTCCCAGCCGAACAGCTCGCAGTAGAAGGCACGACTGCGCTCGACGTCCGAGCTGGCGAGATCGACCCAGCAGGGCGCACCGATGGGGGCGGTGTCTCGTGTCGGCATGTGCTCTCCCTCGTGTGGTCTCGTGAACCCGTCACCGCTTCGACGGGCGGCATGGCGCGAACTCATCGGCGGTCGTGAGCGACGCCCTCGAAGGGGAACAGGCCCGAACGGTACGAGCGCCGGCCACCCGCCGCCGGGTGGCGGTGATACGCGACGCCGACCCGTGCCGTAGGACGGGGGTGACTCCCTCGGAGGTGAGCGCCCGTGCCCTGGCCGTCCTCCTGGCGGGGATGGGGACGTTGCACCTCGTGACGCCGGCGCCCTTCGAGCGCCTGGTGCCGCGCTGGCTCGGCTCGCCCCGGGCGTGGGTGG carries:
- a CDS encoding TfoX/Sxy family protein, which produces MAYDEKLARRIRDELAGRPGVTEMKMFGGLAFLISGNMAVAASGQGGLLVRVDPEESEALVASGKARRMEMRGREMAGWLRVDADDVRTDGDLFQWVGLGAAYAGSLPAKKR
- a CDS encoding antitoxin, whose translation is MDLGKLAKKAKAVVGTKGDKIASGIDRATDLVDKKTKGRYHDKLQKVDELVEKLDKTKDRPAAGPDASDAPDAPDAPDAPERPGEAPRP
- a CDS encoding KOW motif-containing protein — its product is MTRFKKGDKVIITEGDFDGRWGVIVDKDIIGDELTVALGENGREIRTHEAHVNKVEDD
- a CDS encoding VOC family protein, with the protein product MPTRDTAPIGAPCWVDLASSDVERSRAFYCELFGWEAEEPAPEFGGYFNFTRNGVRVAGGMAAQPGMGVQDVWSVYLATDDARKTLEAATANGGTVQVDAMEVGDLGTMAGVTDAGGAFVGIWQPNRYQGFGVLAETGAPAWFELHTRDYDRSVAFYRDVFHWDTATLSDTEEMRYTTLGSGDAATAGIFDATAFLPEGVPAHWSVYFGVDDTDAALARIEQLGGTTVEAAMDTPYGRLAAATDPLGARFKLVAPNEQMPAK